Proteins from a genomic interval of Rosa chinensis cultivar Old Blush chromosome 2, RchiOBHm-V2, whole genome shotgun sequence:
- the LOC112188886 gene encoding F-box/kelch-repeat protein At5g15710, translating to MDGAGESSDSGSAVSSVKPIGNGFSGEDDRCPKQVSPIRGSGSRNTSPLGCVRSRNTSPSRQKVVKTKPRGLDEETAATFGKAVHPDVQMEDNIWAMLPEDLLNEILARVPPFMIFRLRCVCKRWNAILQDKSFIKFHSQVPSHGPCLLTFWKNSQTPQCSVFSLPLKTWYRIPFTFLPQWAFWLVGSSAGLVCFSGLDGLVFKTLVCNPLTQTWRTLPSMHYNQQRQLIMVVDRKDRSFKVIATSDIYGDKSLPTEVYDSKLNSWSIHQIMPAVNLCSSKMAYCDSRLYLETLSPLGLMMYRLDTGYWEHIPAKFPRSLLDGYLVAGTQKRLFLVGRIGLYSTLQSMRIWELDHAKFIWVEISRMPPKYFRSLLRLSAERFECSGQDNLICFTSWNQGKGLLYDVDKKMWSWIAGCALQSYNSQVCFYEPRFDASIY from the coding sequence ATGGATGGTGCTGGGGAGTCTTCTGATTCTGGGTCTGCAGTGTCTAGTGTGAAACCTATAGgaaatggattttctggtgAAGATGATAGGTGCCCCAAGCAAGTGTCGCCTATTAGAGGCAGTGGGTCGAGGAATACAAGCCCTTTGGGTTGTGTAAGGTCAAGAAACACTAGCCCTTCTAGGCAAAAGGTGGTTAAGACAAAGCCGAGAGGATTAGATGAGGAAACGGCTGCCACATTTGGTAAAGCGGTTCACCCTGATGTTCAAATGGAGGATAATATATGGGCAATGCTGCCTGAGGACTTGTTGAATGAGATATTAGCTAGGGTTCCGCCATTTATGATATTCAGGCTCCGATGTGTTTGTAAGAGGTGGAATGCGATTCTACAAGATAAAAGCTTTATTAAGTTCCACTCTCAAGTGCCATCTCATGGGCCTTGTCTTCTCACATTTTGGAAGAATTCTCAGACCCCGCAATGCTCGGTGTTCAGCTTGCCTCTGAAAACATGGTACAGAATACCATTCACATTTTTACCACAGTGGGCGTTCTGGTTGGTTGGCTCATCTGCCGGTCTAGTTTGCTTCTCGGGGCTTGATGGCTTAGTTTTTAAAACCCTAGTGTGTAACCCTCTCACACAAACTTGGAGGACTTTGCCTAGTATGCATTATAATCAGCAAAGGCAGCTGATAATGGTTGTTGATAGGAAGGATCGCTCATTTAAAGTTATAGCCACTAGTGATATCTATGGTGACAAATCCTTGCCCACTGAAGTATATGATTCAAAACTCAATAGTTGGTCAATTCACCAGATAATGCCCGCAGTTAATTTATGCTCCTCAAAGATGGCATATTGTGACTCAAGATTGTATTTGGAAACTCTTTCTCCGCTTGGTTTGATGATGTATCGGCTGGACACAGGTTACTGGGAACACATTCCAGCTAAGTTCCCCCGGTCGTTATTGGATGGTTATTTGGTTGCTGGCACCCAGAAGCGTCTGTTTCTAGTTGGAAGAATCGGTCTTTATAGTACTCTTCAGAGTATGAGAATTTGGGAACTGGATCATGCTAAATTTATATGGGTGGAGATCAGCAGGATGCCGCCAAAGTACTTTCGTTCTTTGTTAAGGTTATCAGCTGAGAGATTTGAGTGCTCTGGACAGGATAACTTGATTTGCTTCACATCTTGGAACCAAGGGAAGGGCCTTCTTTATGACGTGGATAAGAAGATGTGGTCTTGGATTGCAGGCTGTGCTCTTCAGTCATACAACAGCCAGGTTTGTTTTTATGAGCCAAGATTCGATGCTTCCATCTACTAA